The Chordicoccus furentiruminis DNA window TGCCGCGGACGTTGCACACCTTGCAAAGCGGACCGCTTTCTCCAACACTTCAAAGTTCAGCTGTGTCCCTGCACTGTCATGCTCATACCGGACAGCACGGTTTGCCCGGATTCCGAACCGGTCGGCCACAGATACTGCATCGATATCAGCTCCCAGGAACAGAAACTCCCAGTGGCACTTCTCCTTCTGGTGCTCAATCATCCGGTCCTGCAGGATTCCTATAAGCTGGTCCTGAAGCTTAAGCAAAGACGATGGCGCTGTACAAATCCTGAACTACCGCTTTGACTCGGAGAGTCCTATGGCGCTGGTGCTGGTCGGACAGACTGAGCTCTGGAATAATAAGCTTAAACTTCAGCGGTATGCAGCAATCCGGCAGAGAATCGATATGTACTGCACGCTGCCTCCACTGGACCGGGCAGACTGTGAAAGATACATACAGACGCATCTGGGGTATGCCGGCTGCCGGCAGGATATCTTCACCGACACCGCCATTGACCGGGTGTTCCAGATCTCCACCGGTATTCCGAGGATGATTAACCGCGTATGCGATAAGAGTCTGATGTATGCGTACCAGAACCAGAAACGTCTGATCGATGACCACATGGTCAGCTATGTGGCTGAGCATGAAATGCTGGCCGCTAAAAATGAATAATGATTTTTTCCGCCGGGGATTTTGTTCTCCGGCGGAAAACTGCAAAAATGTAATGACACAAACATGAGCAGATCAGTGACAGCCTGTGAAAGCAGTTGCGTGACAGTTCATGAAATCAGTAACACATGATCCTCCATGATCTCCATCTCTTTTATGATCCTGAAGGCCACATTATCTTCCAGGTCTATGGACATGATCAATATCTGCGCCTTATCGCCATCCCCGGCCGCTTTGTCCCGGATTAAGGCTTTGACATTTCTCATTTTCCTGAATCAGAAATACGCGCCGATCCCGGTGCATCCCGACCGCGATGACTTCCGCATCTTCGGGAAGGTGTGCAGGGTTACCCGGTAAGGAGCGAAACAGATCAGTCAGAATTATATGGGGGAGGTGATGCAGTTTGGACGAAAAGCCGAACAACCTGTTTTTTCCAATTCAAACAGGGTATTAACCCCATGCCGCACGCAGAAAGGAAGTGTAAGTGTGGTAAAAGACGGAACCTACCGCGGCGGCTGGCGAATACGGGTCGGAAGCAAGCCAGACTCCGCCGCGGAAGAAAATCAAAAACGGGCAGACACCCCGCGTCATGAATAACGACATCCCGGAACTTTTGAAAAAAGAATACTCAAAGCCTACCACTTTCCTGCCGAAAACCTACCTTTTTCAAAAATTTGTATCATCCGCAATAGATCTGTATCGCCCGGTGAGTAAATTCAGCAGTTCCTTCTCCGCCCATCTTATTAATGTTCTCGGTGAATTCGCCGCCACCGGCATACATCTTACCGAGACTTGAAAGAATCTCCTTAGTACATTTATAAAAATGCTCGGTAATAAAGCCCTGCAGCTTCCTTACCTGATCCTGAACTTCTGCAGAAGCAGGATCCTGATCCTTCCTAGCTCCGAACTCTTCAAAGATTTTCATGAAATCGGTCATAATACTTTCTTCCTCGCTCTTTGAACGCTTACCGTTCTTCTCTTCGAATTCCTTATATTCCGGAGTATTACCCCACTGTTCTTTTGCACGCTTAGCGTATTCGTCTAATTTGCTTGAATCAAATGCTGTAAAATCCAAATGTCTCACTCCTCTCATTCTTAAACCACGGCACATACTGATCAGATTTTCGATATGTTCCTTCTTTAATTCAAGAAGTTCTATCTGCTGATCAAGTGCCAATCTCTTGTCAAAATCAGATCTGGTTACGATATCCTTGATATCCTTAAGCGGAAATTCAAGCTCACGAAACAGTAAAATCTGCTGAAGTCTCTCCAGCGCCGCATCGTCATACAGCCTGTATCCGGACTCGGTATACTCCGCCGGTTTTAAGAGTCCTATTTTATCGTAATACTGCAGTGTGCGTATACTCACTCCCGTCAGCTTACTCACTTCATTTACTGTCTTCATGACGATCATCTCCTTCACGTGTGATCGCATCATAAACTATTACGTTACGTCATAGTCAAGCAAAAAATATATAATTCTGCAAAAGAGATCGGCATCAAATCCATTTCTGAACTCTTTGCCGATCCTCTGCTTTTCTTTCTTTCGATTGTAAGTCTTTCCACTCGGTACGCTCCTTGTCACGGGATTAAGTTCACCCCAGGTGCGTCTCTGCTTCGCGTGATACTCGCACTGATCCTTCTTACTTCGCTTATCCAGCGATAACATACTCTCCGAGATTCAATTTTTCTCGCTTCACTTTATCTCCTCCCGAAGAAATCTTTTGAAATCCATGTAATGCCAGTCCACAGGCCATATCCATGGATATCGTTCTATCAACTTTTTGTTTCTTAGCCTTTCAGCTTTTCTTTTTTCGCTTCACCTTTTCTGCTCATACATAACGCTCCCTGAACTTACAAATATCAGTCCCACAAAGAAAAAAAGTATTCCTTCAACATGTCAATTGCCTCGTCCTTGCATTCTTCTCTGTATTTTTCAAGCTTTTCGTCCTCTACCCGATGCTTCTCATAGATTTCTTTGTATTCAGGTATTTCATCCATGAAATGGATTGTTCCTCCGCCACCCCGTTTTTTGTTTTCTTCCAGTTCGGCTTTCGTCTGTAGCTTTTCGCCAAGAAAACCGTACTTTTCATCAAATTCAGAGAACGCTTTCATATACTCATCTTCGTACGGATTCTTTTTGGAGCAGGTTTCTTCAACGGTTTGCCTCCAAAGAAAAATCATCCGATCGAGTATTTGATCCCATTCGGCATGACAGGTGTCATTCACAAGGATCCCATCTTCATTTGTATAATTCTCCCCAAGGTAACTTGGTGAACCATGACGATTATCCTTCAAATGCCGGAGCATGTCAGGCATCAGTTCCTGCAAATATGAAAACATACTCCATACATCACAATCAGCATACCCTCGGACAACCCTCTGTCTGCTCCATTTCAGACACCTCCCGAAATGCTTGATCATCGCAATTATCCTGCTCTTTTCACCAAGTCCTGCCATAGCAAAATCGTGGCGGTTCCATATGTTTATGGTACGCTCCGGTAATCTCTTTTTTCGCTTAAAACACATTTACTATCCCTCATTCTTCAAAAGGTATTTGTTGCTCACAACCTTCATGGAAAGAGCAGCACTGATCCTTTCATGAAATACCGGTTCCGTTGGACGTATTGCAATACCTTCCTTCTTTCCGCCCCTCTGATATTCTCCATCTGCCCTTTCAAACAGTACCTCCACTCCTTTCATACCTTTAATGTCCAAACATTTTCATCATATCGTCAATGCCGGATACGATGCCGAGTGCCTTGGCTCCATTTTCTTTGACCTGTGGCAAAAGTGGCTTCTTTATCTTTTACTTTTACAGCAGACTCCAACAGACCGATCTGACACGCTTATTGCTTTCAAGAGATGTGGTTGATAAGATCGTCATGAGAGCTCCTTTCTCTGGTGTTTTGTTGATCTTCGAACAATCACATTTTACCAGATATCGAGCTCTTTTTTATGTTCACTTATCAGATGAAAGCAAAAGCTTAAAAAACAAAGCAACTATGCGGCTTTCAGCCGCAATCATCGTGTAACGGTGAATAATTCAGGATCATGATGCCGAAAAAATAAATCTTCGGAATCTGATCATCTGGGCCATCGGCTTTGCCCTTTACCGTTTCCTGATGACAACCGATCTGCCCCTCGGCAATACCCTGCCGGACATGCTTCTGACGATCCTGCTCTGCCTGACTGTACAGAAAATCGCCGGGCCGGCGCAGGAGACCCGACACAGCTGAACGATTCAAATACCCCCTCTTGTCAACGGCAGCCGCTGCCATCACCCCGCACCCGTTTGCGTTATCTCCGGGCAAGACGTGATGATGGCCGGCCGCCTTCCTTGTTGAAAAAATTCCCCGAGTCCCGACTCCATGGCTAAATGAAGTCGCAACTCGTAATCCTTGCCTGCTGCCTCGATGAGCGTATAATGGAGCCAAAACAACCGGGTTTATACGCGGGACATGCATTACGCTTCCCGGCGAACCCGAAAACAGGAGGAGTATATGAGTTTCAAGGACTCGAAGGTTGTGGTCATCGGAACCGGAAACGTAGGTTCGACGACTGCATACAGCATCCTGAATCAGGGCCTTTGCGAAGAGGTGGTCCTGATCGATGTCAACAGGGACAAGGCTTACGCGGAGGCGCTGGACATGGCGCATTCGGTTTATTTCATGAACCGGAATATCGATGTTCACGCAGGCGACTACAAGGACTGCGCGGATGCGGATGTCGTCATCATCACCGCGTCCGCTCCCATGCCGAAGGACTCAACGAACCGGCTTGAGATGCTTGCTCCGAGCATGCGGATCATGAAGAGCATCGTGAGCAGCGTGATGGCAAGCGGTTTTGACGGCATCATTCTCGTGATCTCCAATCCGGTCGACATCATGACCTATTACGCCTGGAAGATCTCAGGACTTCCGGCAAAGCAGGTCATCGGCAGCGGCACGAATCTGGACAGCGCCAGACTGTGCTGCGAGCTCGCAAAGCTCTATGATCTGGACGCGAAGAGTGTCTCGGCCTTTGTCTGCGGAGAGCACGGGGACAGCGAATTCGTCGTATGGAATTCCGCCACGATCGGCGGAAAGAAAATCGATGATGTGATGAACGACAACGCGCCGCGCACAGGCACGGCGACAAAGCAGAGCCTGCTGAAGATGACGGCGCAGTCCGGATGGGAAATCTTCAACCGCAAGGGCAATACCTGCTACGGCATAGCCGCATCGGCCACCTCCATCGTAAAATCCATCCTGTTCAATGAGAACCAGATCTATCCGGTCTCCGTAAACGTGGACGGCGCGTACGGGTTAAGCGGCGTGTTCCTGTCCGTTCCGACCATTATCGACAAGACAGGAGCTAAAGAGGTCGTCGAGATCAAGCTGCAGCCGGACGAGGAAGCCGCGCTTCAGAAGTCAGCCGGCGTGCTGAAGTCGTTTTATAAAGAACTTGAGATGTAAAGGCAGCCGGATAAGCGCCCGGAACGGAAGCGGCGGCAGATTCCTGCTGCCGCTTCCCTGCGCTTCCGAAATCGATTTTTTATCGTTTCGCGCCTTACTGTCGATCCATGCGTGATCTCTGAATTCAACAGGAAGCCAAAGACGCACCTCACCGATTGATCTGAGATTGTTGTTTCGGCTGCTTTTCTTTTCATCCTGAATTCTGCAATATGTTTTTTGTTTTCAAGGAGCTGTTTATGAAAGCCAAAGCTTTTAAAGCTGCCTTCCCATACACCCTTCCGATTTTTGCCGGGTTCTGGTTTCTGGCGCTTGCCTATGGGATTCTGATGAATGTAAACGGCTTTTCCTTCATCTATCCGATGTTTATGAGCCTGTTTATCTATGGCGGCTCGCTGGAATTTCTCGTTGTCTCGATGCTGATGTCTTCATTTGCTCCATTATCCGCTCTGGCTGTCACACTGCTTGTGCAGTCCAGACATCTGTTTTATGGGATCGCCATGCTGGATCGTTTCAAAGGCATGGGATGGAAAAAACCATATCTGATATTCGGAATGTGTGATGAAACCTTCTCGATCAACTACACAGCGAATATTCCGGAAGATGTGGATCGTGGATGGTTTATGTTTTTTGTCACGCTCCTGAACCATTGTTACTGGGTTTCCGGTGCAACGATCGGCGGATTAATCGGATCGCTTCTGAAATTCGATACGAAGGGGCTTGACTTTGTGATGACCGCTATGTTTGTGACGATCTTCATGAATCAGTGGATGAAAGAAGAGAAAAAATACACCGGGATGATCGGCATCGGCGCAGCCGCCATATGTCTCATGATGTTCGGTCCTGATTCCTTTATGGTGCCGGCCATGCTGGCGATACTGACACTGCTGACCGCTTTCAGAAAACCGATCGAAAAATCTTATGCAGAAGGAGAAGATCAAATATGAGTCCTATGACCATATCCGAACAAATCATCACGATCGTGATCTGCGTTCTCGGCACCATGCTGACACGCTTTCTGCCGTTTCTCGTCTTTTCTTCAAAGAAACCGACGCCAAAGTATATTGTCTATCTGGGAAAAGCGCTTCCCTGTGCCGTCTTTGGAATGCTTGTGGTCTACTGTCTGAAAAATGTTTCCCTGCTCTCCGGTACACACGGCATCCCGGAGCTGATTGCGATCGGAATAACAGCCGGTCTTCATCTTTGGAAAAAGCAGATGCTGTTATCCATCGCCGGAGGAACGATTGCATATATGCTGCTCGTGCAACTTGTTTTTTAAGCCGGAAGACCATGCTTTTCGTACTATCCTTCTTTCGGAAACTTTTTTATATCTTCCATTAATGTATCATATGGCATCATTTTCTCCTCTCACTGCATCTAAACCACGAGCTCTATTATCATCTTAACACATGGACAAAAGGAAGACCGCGAAACCTCATAACATACTACAGAA harbors:
- a CDS encoding MerR family transcriptional regulator encodes the protein MKTVNEVSKLTGVSIRTLQYYDKIGLLKPAEYTESGYRLYDDAALERLQQILLFRELEFPLKDIKDIVTRSDFDKRLALDQQIELLELKKEHIENLISMCRGLRMRGVRHLDFTAFDSSKLDEYAKRAKEQWGNTPEYKEFEEKNGKRSKSEEESIMTDFMKIFEEFGARKDQDPASAEVQDQVRKLQGFITEHFYKCTKEILSSLGKMYAGGGEFTENINKMGGEGTAEFTHRAIQIYCG
- a CDS encoding branched-chain amino acid transporter permease, whose translation is MTISEQIITIVICVLGTMLTRFLPFLVFSSKKPTPKYIVYLGKALPCAVFGMLVVYCLKNVSLLSGTHGIPELIAIGITAGLHLWKKQMLLSIAGGTIAYMLLVQLVF
- a CDS encoding L-lactate dehydrogenase, giving the protein MSFKDSKVVVIGTGNVGSTTAYSILNQGLCEEVVLIDVNRDKAYAEALDMAHSVYFMNRNIDVHAGDYKDCADADVVIITASAPMPKDSTNRLEMLAPSMRIMKSIVSSVMASGFDGIILVISNPVDIMTYYAWKISGLPAKQVIGSGTNLDSARLCCELAKLYDLDAKSVSAFVCGEHGDSEFVVWNSATIGGKKIDDVMNDNAPRTGTATKQSLLKMTAQSGWEIFNRKGNTCYGIAASATSIVKSILFNENQIYPVSVNVDGAYGLSGVFLSVPTIIDKTGAKEVVEIKLQPDEEAALQKSAGVLKSFYKELEM
- a CDS encoding ExeA family protein, with protein sequence MALVLVGQTELWNNKLKLQRYAAIRQRIDMYCTLPPLDRADCERYIQTHLGYAGCRQDIFTDTAIDRVFQISTGIPRMINRVCDKSLMYAYQNQKRLIDDHMVSYVAEHEMLAAKNE
- a CDS encoding AzlC family ABC transporter permease, which translates into the protein MKAKAFKAAFPYTLPIFAGFWFLALAYGILMNVNGFSFIYPMFMSLFIYGGSLEFLVVSMLMSSFAPLSALAVTLLVQSRHLFYGIAMLDRFKGMGWKKPYLIFGMCDETFSINYTANIPEDVDRGWFMFFVTLLNHCYWVSGATIGGLIGSLLKFDTKGLDFVMTAMFVTIFMNQWMKEEKKYTGMIGIGAAAICLMMFGPDSFMVPAMLAILTLLTAFRKPIEKSYAEGEDQI